A stretch of the Poseidonibacter parvus genome encodes the following:
- a CDS encoding pseudouridine synthase: MLNANDNHQHFKIFKPHGFLSQFVQEAKRKKKLLGDLFNFPDKTMAIGRLDHDSEGLLLLTTDGMMSYKIRDKGIEKEYYVQVDGDITEDAMTKLQNGVEITVNSSKYQTLPCKAFTLDIEPKLPNRGRNIRDQRHGPTSWISITLCEGKKRQIRKMTAAVGFPTLRLVRVRIGDIHIDEMNAGDVVALANFNDVIE; the protein is encoded by the coding sequence ATGTTAAACGCTAATGACAATCATCAGCACTTCAAAATATTCAAACCACATGGTTTTTTAAGTCAGTTTGTACAAGAAGCTAAAAGAAAGAAAAAACTATTAGGTGACTTATTTAATTTCCCTGATAAGACTATGGCTATTGGCCGTTTAGATCATGACTCAGAAGGATTATTGTTACTTACAACTGATGGTATGATGAGTTATAAAATAAGAGACAAAGGTATAGAAAAAGAGTATTATGTACAAGTTGATGGAGATATTACCGAAGATGCAATGACTAAGCTTCAAAATGGTGTTGAAATTACAGTTAACTCAAGTAAATATCAAACACTACCTTGTAAAGCATTTACTCTTGATATTGAACCTAAACTGCCCAATCGTGGACGTAATATTCGTGACCAAAGACATGGACCTACAAGTTGGATTTCTATTACTTTATGTGAAGGTAAAAAGCGCCAAATAAGAAAAATGACAGCAGCTGTTGGTTTTCCTACTTTAAGACTAGTTAGAGTTAGAATTGGCGATATTCACATTGATGAGATGAATGCTGGTGATGTTGTTGCACTAGCAAATTTTAATGATGTAATTGAGTGA
- a CDS encoding zinc-binding metallopeptidase family protein, protein MRTFKCSCENQQILFFESQSCVACERVVGVDDTFNKVEPYDFDEESGYYYKASQSKVPYQKCDNHKTYQACNGMVNMDTFEPVPDKDEVLCFACRFNETIPDLTIVKHIPLWKKMEVAKRRAIYTLKELNLPLENILQNEESGLSFDFITDRDVEDHFVSKLEDQEAVFTGHDNGHITINLAEADEVARSHTKVAMSEKYRTLLGHFRHELGHYYFNKLILISEEKHELCKKYFGDDEEDYSKALKKYYKNGAPKDWDKDFISEYATMHPYEDWAETWAHYMHIMDTLETAKNFNITGSTTGRTDIKEHVGDLNLPQDSYFFSSQTSIDTILDTWMDFAIILNSLNRSMGMNDAYPFVLTQAVRTKLSFIHHAIHDSLDYMPDVTEE, encoded by the coding sequence ATGAGAACATTTAAATGTAGTTGTGAAAATCAACAAATACTATTTTTTGAAAGCCAATCTTGTGTTGCTTGTGAAAGAGTTGTAGGAGTTGATGACACTTTTAATAAAGTTGAACCTTATGATTTTGATGAAGAAAGCGGTTATTATTATAAAGCATCACAATCAAAAGTACCTTATCAAAAATGTGATAATCACAAAACATATCAAGCTTGTAATGGTATGGTAAACATGGATACTTTTGAACCAGTGCCTGATAAAGACGAAGTATTGTGTTTTGCTTGTCGTTTTAATGAAACGATTCCTGATTTAACTATTGTTAAACATATTCCTTTATGGAAAAAAATGGAAGTTGCAAAGCGTCGTGCTATTTATACTTTAAAAGAATTAAACCTTCCATTAGAAAATATTCTTCAAAATGAAGAAAGTGGTTTGAGTTTTGATTTTATAACTGATAGAGATGTAGAAGATCACTTTGTAAGCAAATTAGAAGACCAAGAAGCTGTTTTTACAGGTCATGACAATGGTCATATCACTATTAACTTAGCTGAAGCAGATGAAGTAGCTAGATCACATACGAAAGTTGCTATGAGTGAAAAATATCGTACATTACTTGGTCATTTTAGACATGAACTAGGACACTACTATTTTAATAAACTAATTCTAATTTCTGAAGAGAAACATGAATTATGTAAAAAGTATTTTGGAGATGATGAAGAAGATTACTCAAAAGCACTTAAAAAATATTATAAAAATGGTGCACCAAAAGATTGGGATAAAGATTTTATTAGTGAATATGCAACAATGCATCCTTATGAAGATTGGGCAGAAACATGGGCTCATTATATGCATATAATGGATACATTAGAAACTGCAAAAAACTTTAATATTACTGGTTCAACAACAGGAAGAACGGATATAAAAGAACATGTTGGAGATTTAAATTTACCACAAGATTCATATTTCTTTTCTTCTCAAACATCAATAGATACAATTTTAGATACATGGATGGATTTTGCAATTATTCTTAATTCATTAAATCGTAGTATGGGGATGAATGATGCTTACCCATTTGTTTTAACTCAAGCTGTAAGAACAAAACTTTCATTTATTCATCATGCAATTCATGATAGTTTAGATTATATGCCTGATGTAACTGAAGAATAA
- a CDS encoding rhodanese-like domain-containing protein has translation MDNTLIYIPLAFIAFIAYKKYAQYKVLKLVPSLLKEGALIIDVRSVDEFTIANKKGSINIPITSINEKISQVDKNKPIILCCASGSRSAIAKRVFISKGFKSVHNAGSWHALRKF, from the coding sequence ATGGATAATACTTTAATTTATATACCTTTAGCATTTATAGCTTTTATCGCTTATAAAAAATACGCTCAGTATAAGGTCTTAAAACTCGTTCCATCTTTACTTAAAGAGGGTGCTTTGATTATTGATGTTAGAAGTGTAGATGAGTTTACTATAGCAAATAAAAAAGGAAGTATAAATATACCCATAACTTCGATTAATGAAAAAATATCACAAGTTGATAAAAATAAACCTATAATTCTTTGTTGTGCAAGTGGAAGTAGAAGTGCAATAGCAAAGCGTGTTTTTATTTCTAAAGGATTTAAAAGTGTTCATAATGCAGGTTCATGGCATGCTCTAAGAAAATTTTAA
- a CDS encoding class I SAM-dependent methyltransferase, which yields MENISELVKKVINEESIISASFSGIRNKASKTFNKVTIKKVIIKNEEKYQFEYFYDKNVEHKNLNNNETIEEMTKLLETYFKQALINTIKSDYHVLINKKGKLNINQKKPTKKFEEASHNRKKKYILNEGELTPFLIELGIMTKEGKIVNSKYDKFKQINRYLELVSDCIPYLDKNKTIRIIDFGCGKAYLTFALYDYLVLKMGYNVEIVGLDLKENVIEFCSNLAKKLSFDDLRFEQGDIKGFNQFSNVDMVISLHACNTATDEALAKAVNWGSKVILAVPCCQHEFLKKIKNQKMNPMMKFGIIKEKLASLLTDSVRANVLEIMGYRTQVLEFVDMEHTPKNIMIRAFFEDTQNIQKVVNEYKEFKNQWQISPYIEEAFGESLTNKLD from the coding sequence TTGGAAAATATATCTGAATTAGTAAAAAAAGTAATAAACGAAGAAAGTATAATATCTGCAAGTTTTTCTGGAATAAGAAATAAAGCTTCAAAAACTTTTAATAAAGTGACAATAAAAAAAGTAATAATAAAAAATGAAGAAAAATATCAATTTGAATACTTCTATGATAAAAATGTAGAACATAAAAATCTAAATAATAATGAAACGATAGAAGAAATGACAAAGCTTCTTGAAACATATTTCAAACAAGCACTTATTAATACAATTAAATCTGATTATCATGTTTTAATAAATAAAAAAGGTAAGTTAAATATCAATCAAAAAAAACCTACAAAAAAGTTTGAAGAAGCCTCTCATAATAGAAAGAAAAAATATATTCTAAATGAAGGCGAGTTAACACCTTTTTTAATTGAACTTGGAATTATGACAAAAGAAGGGAAAATCGTAAACTCAAAATATGATAAGTTTAAGCAAATAAATAGATATTTAGAGCTTGTTTCTGATTGTATTCCTTATTTAGATAAAAATAAAACAATTAGAATCATTGATTTTGGTTGTGGAAAAGCATATTTAACTTTTGCACTTTATGATTATTTAGTACTAAAAATGGGTTACAATGTAGAAATTGTAGGACTTGACTTAAAAGAAAATGTTATTGAATTTTGTTCAAACTTAGCTAAAAAACTTAGCTTTGATGATTTAAGATTTGAGCAAGGTGATATTAAAGGATTTAATCAATTTTCAAATGTTGATATGGTTATTTCACTTCATGCATGTAATACAGCAACAGACGAAGCCTTAGCAAAAGCAGTAAATTGGGGTTCTAAAGTAATACTTGCAGTTCCTTGTTGTCAACATGAATTCTTAAAGAAAATCAAAAATCAAAAAATGAATCCAATGATGAAATTTGGAATTATAAAAGAAAAATTAGCTTCACTTTTAACAGATAGTGTAAGAGCGAATGTATTAGAAATCATGGGTTATCGTACGCAAGTTTTAGAATTTGTAGATATGGAACACACACCTAAAAATATTATGATAAGAGCTTTTTTTGAAGATACACAAAATATACAAAAAGTAGTAAATGAATACAAAGAGTTTAAAAATCAGTGGCAAATCTCGCCATATATAGAAGAAGCCTTTGGAGAAAGTCTAACAAATAAACTAGATTAA
- a CDS encoding putative quinol monooxygenase: MSITRQIIFLAKKDCINELKALLKTTIEGSKKEEGCLMYEVFQTKNNPVEFIVIDSWENEEALNAHYESEHYLHFINNFQQYNAHIEPFELEVL; this comes from the coding sequence ATGTCAATAACAAGACAAATAATATTTTTAGCAAAAAAAGATTGTATTAATGAATTAAAAGCACTACTAAAAACAACAATTGAAGGTAGTAAAAAAGAAGAAGGATGTTTAATGTATGAAGTTTTTCAAACAAAAAACAATCCAGTAGAATTTATTGTTATTGATTCATGGGAAAATGAAGAAGCTTTAAATGCACATTATGAAAGTGAACACTATTTACATTTTATAAACAACTTCCAACAATATAATGCTCATATAGAGCCATTTGAACTTGAAGTTTTATAA
- a CDS encoding PLP-dependent aminotransferase family protein has translation MYILNPKIKKPLHIQLFEELKKDIISNYTIDQKLPSIRKISSSYNISKNTVETAYSQLIVEGFINSRPKSGYYVINTNTSNFKISKQINDKNIEVNIIKYDFAPAKLEKDSFPLKTWKRVFNKVIDNQINLGEYTNNQGELGLRVQIAKYLNHSRAVKCNENQIILGNGFADCMSLLAMILKEDFDTLAIEEPGYHVARKVFENHSYNINRININKDGIDIKQLEYSKSKLVYITPSHQYPTGVSIPISNRFKLLDWAKRKNAFIIEDDYDSELTYQNRPIPSLQGLDEEERVIYIGTFSKALSPSLRVSYLVLPNTLLDKFKKDFSYHGARVCLTTQKVLEEFIKKGHWDKHLRKIRTLNKKKHNLMYKLLKEKLKNTIKIESQGGGLAILINPSVPFNWNKLIKLSKEESLKLYFAKTRSGDNWQAIMMGFGGLQENEIEDAIDIFSQIWFKSII, from the coding sequence TTGTATATACTTAATCCTAAAATTAAAAAACCTCTTCATATTCAACTTTTTGAAGAACTAAAAAAAGACATCATCTCTAACTATACGATTGATCAAAAATTACCTTCAATAAGAAAAATATCTAGTTCTTACAATATTAGTAAAAACACCGTTGAAACTGCTTACTCTCAATTAATAGTAGAAGGATTTATAAATAGTAGACCAAAAAGTGGATATTACGTAATAAATACAAATACAAGTAATTTTAAAATTTCTAAACAAATAAATGATAAAAATATAGAAGTAAATATAATTAAATATGATTTTGCACCAGCAAAATTAGAAAAAGACTCTTTTCCTTTAAAAACATGGAAAAGAGTTTTTAATAAAGTAATAGATAATCAAATTAATTTAGGAGAATATACAAATAATCAAGGTGAATTAGGATTAAGAGTACAAATTGCAAAATATTTAAACCATTCAAGAGCAGTCAAGTGTAATGAGAATCAAATTATATTAGGAAATGGATTTGCAGACTGTATGTCCTTATTGGCAATGATATTAAAAGAAGATTTTGACACTTTAGCAATAGAAGAACCAGGTTATCATGTTGCAAGAAAAGTTTTTGAAAACCATTCTTATAATATAAATAGAATAAATATAAATAAAGATGGAATTGATATTAAGCAGCTAGAGTATTCAAAATCAAAACTTGTATATATAACACCTTCTCATCAGTACCCAACAGGAGTTAGTATACCTATATCAAATAGGTTTAAACTTCTTGATTGGGCAAAAAGAAAGAATGCTTTTATAATTGAAGATGATTACGACAGTGAATTAACATATCAAAATAGACCAATACCTTCACTTCAAGGTTTAGATGAAGAAGAACGTGTTATTTATATTGGTACATTCTCAAAAGCACTCTCACCTAGTCTTCGTGTTAGTTATTTAGTTTTACCAAATACTTTACTTGATAAATTTAAAAAAGACTTTTCATATCATGGCGCAAGAGTGTGTTTGACTACACAAAAAGTACTTGAAGAGTTTATAAAAAAAGGACATTGGGATAAGCATTTACGTAAAATTAGAACATTAAATAAAAAGAAACATAATTTAATGTATAAACTATTAAAAGAAAAACTAAAAAATACAATAAAAATAGAATCACAAGGTGGAGGGTTAGCAATACTTATAAACCCAAGTGTTCCTTTTAATTGGAATAAATTAATAAAATTATCAAAAGAAGAATCACTAAAACTTTACTTTGCAAAAACAAGAAGTGGAGATAATTGGCAAGCAATAATGATGGGCTTTGGGGGTCTTCAAGAAAATGAAATAGAAGATGCAATTGATATTTTTTCACAAATATGGTTCAAAAGTATTATTTAA
- a CDS encoding DJ-1/PfpI family protein gives MNIGIYIYDDAEVLDFSGPFEVFSVASRFLKESEKFNVFLISENKTTIIARGGYEVNSKYTFTNHPILDVLIVVGGVHTKEVKKQNVITWITNQAKSTKLIASVCTGAFLLAQAKVVTNHKVTTHWEDIEDLKNDYPHLDVIKNVRWVDEGNIVSSAGISAGIDMSLHLVSKLHSNDLALKTAKQMQFDWTKNN, from the coding sequence ATGAATATTGGAATTTATATTTATGATGATGCAGAGGTATTAGATTTTTCTGGACCTTTTGAAGTGTTTTCTGTAGCTTCAAGATTTTTAAAAGAAAGTGAAAAGTTTAATGTTTTTCTAATAAGTGAAAATAAAACTACGATAATTGCAAGAGGAGGGTATGAAGTAAATTCAAAATATACTTTTACTAATCATCCAATTTTAGATGTTTTAATTGTTGTTGGTGGAGTACATACAAAAGAAGTAAAAAAACAAAATGTAATTACTTGGATTACTAATCAAGCTAAAAGTACTAAACTAATAGCTTCTGTTTGTACAGGTGCATTTTTATTAGCTCAAGCAAAAGTAGTAACAAATCATAAAGTAACTACTCATTGGGAAGACATAGAAGACTTAAAAAATGATTATCCCCATTTAGATGTTATAAAAAATGTTAGGTGGGTAGATGAAGGAAATATTGTAAGTTCAGCAGGAATATCAGCTGGTATTGATATGAGTTTACATTTAGTTTCTAAACTTCATAGTAATGATTTAGCTCTTAAAACAGCAAAACAAATGCAATTTGATTGGACAAAGAATAATTAA
- a CDS encoding pyridoxamine 5'-phosphate oxidase family protein translates to MKKIHEIKDKILINGVLEKVEFGTLALCFENKPYSLPLNFVQFKNDIYFHGTKKGKKIDMIKENSNASFSVVENISFLPSYFSTADENASPATHMYKSVIIDGIIEIVEDYELKKSALSALMEKYQKEGGYKTLDDEMYEKIINATGVYRLINKEISAKFYLGQNFNEQRFKRVSEHLKQRGRKEDLATLKILEEFRK, encoded by the coding sequence ATGAAAAAAATACATGAAATAAAAGACAAGATTTTAATAAATGGCGTTTTGGAAAAAGTAGAGTTTGGAACACTTGCTTTATGTTTTGAAAATAAACCATATTCTTTACCTTTAAATTTTGTACAGTTCAAAAATGATATTTATTTTCATGGTACTAAGAAAGGAAAGAAAATAGATATGATAAAAGAAAATTCTAATGCTAGTTTCTCAGTTGTTGAAAATATATCTTTTCTACCTTCTTACTTTAGTACAGCAGACGAAAATGCATCACCTGCAACTCACATGTATAAATCTGTAATAATTGATGGAATTATTGAAATAGTTGAAGATTATGAACTAAAAAAGTCAGCGTTATCTGCATTAATGGAAAAATATCAAAAAGAGGGTGGATATAAAACTTTAGATGATGAGATGTATGAAAAAATTATAAATGCTACAGGTGTTTATAGATTAATAAATAAAGAAATTAGTGCAAAGTTTTACTTAGGACAAAACTTCAATGAACAAAGGTTTAAAAGAGTAAGTGAACATTTAAAACAAAGAGGAAGAAAAGAAGATTTAGCTACTTTAAAAATATTAGAGGAGTTTAGAAAATAA
- a CDS encoding helix-turn-helix domain-containing protein, whose protein sequence is MRTITFKLSEQLENELSYKLKRRNLTDSEYILDLIEYDLLRIDLGEGFNYNKQLNKLYDKENKEVLLTRIGKELLRNLIQANGEIVSVEKLMEVSWKKDNVSIYTFRNMIKKIRDQTYYGIIKNRSNLGYAANIQTK, encoded by the coding sequence ATGAGGACAATAACTTTTAAATTATCAGAACAATTAGAAAATGAATTATCTTATAAACTCAAAAGAAGAAATTTAACCGACTCAGAATATATTTTAGATTTAATAGAATATGATTTATTAAGAATAGATTTAGGAGAAGGTTTTAATTATAATAAACAATTAAATAAACTATATGATAAAGAAAACAAAGAAGTTCTCTTAACAAGAATTGGAAAAGAACTTTTACGTAACCTTATCCAAGCTAATGGCGAAATCGTTTCTGTTGAAAAACTAATGGAAGTATCTTGGAAAAAAGATAATGTTTCTATTTATACATTTAGAAATATGATTAAAAAAATAAGAGATCAAACTTATTATGGAATAATAAAAAATCGTTCCAATCTTGGATATGCAGCAAATATTCAAACTAAATAA
- a CDS encoding helix-turn-helix transcriptional regulator, translating into MNKYINKYISIADFLAEVLGSNTEVILHDLTDYQKSIVYIVNGHISGRKIGDSITDLMLEFILSESKGNKQFICNYNSKNIEGKLLYSSTYFIRDDSNKIVGALGLNSDYQEVKNSLSFLTSLLPNYVDDKLSSLNIIKENLSSDGQELTLNKIDTIIDQFNVTPTRMTPKEKTEVMKALEECGIFNIRGSVQEVANKLAMSEPSIYRYIKKIRT; encoded by the coding sequence TTGAATAAATATATTAATAAATACATATCAATTGCAGATTTTTTAGCAGAAGTTCTAGGCTCAAACACGGAAGTGATACTTCATGATTTAACTGATTATCAAAAGTCAATTGTTTATATAGTAAATGGACATATAAGTGGTAGAAAAATTGGAGATTCAATTACAGATTTAATGTTAGAATTTATTCTTAGCGAATCAAAAGGAAATAAACAGTTTATTTGTAATTATAATTCAAAAAATATTGAAGGCAAACTTTTATACTCTTCTACATACTTTATTAGAGATGATTCAAATAAAATTGTTGGAGCATTAGGTTTAAACTCAGATTATCAAGAAGTAAAAAACTCTTTATCTTTTTTAACTTCTTTATTACCTAATTATGTTGATGATAAATTATCATCATTAAATATTATCAAAGAAAATCTAAGTTCAGATGGACAAGAGTTAACACTTAATAAAATTGATACAATTATTGACCAATTTAATGTAACTCCTACAAGAATGACTCCTAAAGAAAAAACAGAAGTAATGAAAGCACTTGAAGAGTGTGGAATTTTCAATATAAGAGGTTCTGTTCAAGAAGTGGCAAATAAACTTGCTATGTCAGAGCCATCTATTTATAGATATATTAAAAAAATTAGAACTTAA
- a CDS encoding RidA family protein, translating into MKAINSTKAPSAIGPYSQAVDKDGFIFVSGQLPIDENTGEFAGDDIASQARQSMENIKYILEEAGLEMKDISKTTILLKDLEDFVTVNEIYGEYFTVPYPARATYEVARLPKDALIEIEAIAKK; encoded by the coding sequence ATGAAAGCTATTAACTCAACAAAAGCACCAAGTGCAATCGGACCATATTCTCAAGCTGTGGACAAAGATGGTTTTATCTTTGTATCTGGACAATTACCAATTGATGAAAATACAGGAGAATTTGCAGGAGATGACATTGCATCACAAGCAAGACAATCAATGGAAAATATCAAATATATTTTAGAAGAAGCTGGATTAGAAATGAAAGATATTTCAAAAACTACTATACTATTAAAAGATCTTGAAGATTTTGTAACTGTTAATGAAATTTATGGAGAGTATTTTACTGTGCCTTATCCAGCACGTGCAACATATGAAGTTGCAAGATTGCCAAAAGATGCTTTGATTGAAATTGAAGCAATTGCTAAAAAATAA
- a CDS encoding NAD(P)/FAD-dependent oxidoreductase yields the protein MKKDVIIVGGGCIGLMSAYCLQKSGRSVTVIEKNDITNGTSFGNAGLLSAFKKAPLSAPGAITDTIKLMLKGESPASVHPTFNLHLYKWLLKFAASSTEARLRRTLALFERYGQISLDMYEAMVEDEGMDFHFRKDGLLMIYTEQQTFDAKAAHCTDPDAYEILSKEKTKEYMPILNDKVIGSILLKENGHIDPGEMMLELKKYLEAKGVEFLLNEEVDRLEFEGSKVSKIRTSKGVYEAETFILSTGADDKLARQAKNKFMMTPAKGYSLTFKMNEELMPKTTSLFADLFIAMTPRKETLRMTSKLELGTTDPSIVKKQIDSMNKNLAQYTNEFERRDVVEWSGFRPLTPNDIPILGFDENYKNLVHATGLGWLGITFAPSIGKIINDVITIDKKNETNADILLFSSFFQG from the coding sequence ATGAAAAAAGATGTGATTATTGTAGGTGGTGGTTGTATTGGACTTATGAGTGCATATTGTTTACAAAAAAGTGGTAGAAGTGTAACTGTAATTGAAAAAAATGATATTACAAATGGTACATCTTTTGGTAATGCAGGATTATTGTCAGCATTTAAAAAAGCTCCATTAAGTGCTCCAGGAGCTATTACTGATACTATTAAATTAATGCTAAAAGGAGAATCACCTGCAAGTGTTCATCCTACATTTAATTTACATTTATATAAATGGCTTTTAAAGTTTGCTGCAAGTTCAACTGAAGCTAGATTAAGAAGAACATTAGCATTATTTGAAAGATATGGGCAAATTAGTTTAGATATGTATGAAGCTATGGTTGAAGATGAAGGAATGGATTTTCACTTTAGAAAAGATGGATTACTAATGATTTATACAGAGCAACAAACATTTGATGCAAAAGCTGCTCATTGTACAGACCCAGATGCTTATGAAATTCTTTCTAAAGAAAAAACTAAAGAGTATATGCCAATTTTAAATGATAAGGTAATAGGTTCTATTTTATTAAAAGAAAATGGTCACATTGATCCAGGTGAAATGATGCTTGAATTAAAAAAATATTTAGAAGCAAAAGGCGTTGAGTTTCTTTTAAATGAAGAAGTAGATAGATTAGAGTTTGAAGGTTCAAAAGTTAGTAAAATAAGAACTTCTAAAGGTGTTTATGAAGCTGAAACATTTATTCTTTCAACTGGAGCTGATGATAAACTTGCACGACAAGCTAAAAACAAATTTATGATGACACCTGCAAAAGGTTATAGTCTTACATTTAAAATGAATGAAGAATTAATGCCTAAAACTACATCATTATTTGCAGATCTATTTATTGCAATGACTCCAAGAAAAGAAACACTAAGAATGACTTCAAAATTAGAACTTGGAACTACAGATCCATCAATTGTAAAAAAACAAATTGATAGTATGAATAAAAACTTAGCTCAATATACAAATGAATTTGAAAGAAGAGATGTTGTTGAATGGTCAGGATTTAGACCACTTACTCCAAATGATATTCCAATTTTAGGATTTGATGAAAACTATAAAAACTTAGTTCATGCAACTGGTTTAGGATGGTTAGGAATTACATTTGCCCCTTCAATTGGAAAAATTATCAATGATGTTATTACTATTGATAAGAAAAATGAAACTAATGCGGATATTTTATTGTTTTCATCATTTTTTCAAGGATAG
- a CDS encoding alanine/glycine:cation symporter family protein: MNKFKNVLFYMAMMCIPSLSFAEEIVGIDQKIDQFFTTYFGWFASAIFYGVKIEDGVTFPLIVGWLFVAAIVFTFYFGFIQLRKFRLSVDIVSGKYSDPKSKVPGEVSHFQALTTALSGTVGLGNIAGVGVALAIGGPGATFWMIVCGLFGMASKFTECTLGVKYRNENADGTVSGGPMYYLSKAFKEKGNVKTGKFLAVGFAIMTIFAALGAGNMFQGNQANAMIVQTFGIAPGYGWVTGIVFAVLVAGVIIGGMPSIGSVTSKLVPFMAALYIGMALIVLISHYDQIGGAFEQIFVGAFTGAGVAGGFIGALIQGLKRATFSNEAGVGSAAIAHSAVKTKEPITEGFVSLLEPFIDTVLICTMTALVITISGMNTGELTGVALTAAAFTETASIFEYLLALAVVMFAFSTMVSWSYYGLKAWTYLFGEGKTTELVYKGMFCLFVIVGTSISFGAVIDFSDAAMFAMSIFNIIGLYYLMPIVKEELKSYLSRIESGEIKKYR, from the coding sequence ATGAACAAGTTTAAGAATGTGCTATTTTATATGGCAATGATGTGTATACCAAGTCTAAGTTTTGCAGAGGAAATTGTAGGGATTGATCAGAAAATCGATCAATTTTTTACTACATATTTTGGTTGGTTTGCAAGTGCAATTTTTTATGGTGTAAAAATAGAAGATGGAGTAACTTTTCCCCTTATTGTTGGTTGGTTATTTGTTGCTGCAATAGTTTTTACTTTTTATTTTGGTTTTATACAATTAAGAAAATTTAGATTATCTGTAGATATAGTATCAGGTAAATATTCTGATCCTAAATCTAAAGTACCTGGTGAAGTTTCACATTTCCAAGCACTTACTACTGCTTTATCAGGTACAGTTGGCCTTGGAAATATTGCAGGAGTTGGTGTTGCTTTAGCAATTGGTGGACCAGGAGCTACTTTTTGGATGATTGTTTGTGGTTTATTCGGAATGGCTTCAAAGTTTACGGAGTGTACACTAGGTGTAAAGTATAGAAATGAGAATGCTGATGGTACAGTATCTGGTGGTCCAATGTACTACCTATCAAAAGCATTTAAAGAAAAAGGTAATGTAAAAACTGGTAAATTTTTAGCTGTTGGTTTTGCAATTATGACAATATTTGCAGCACTTGGTGCAGGAAATATGTTTCAAGGAAATCAAGCTAATGCGATGATTGTTCAAACATTTGGAATTGCTCCTGGTTATGGTTGGGTTACAGGTATTGTTTTTGCTGTACTTGTTGCAGGAGTTATCATAGGTGGTATGCCTTCAATTGGGTCTGTTACTTCAAAATTAGTTCCTTTTATGGCAGCTTTATACATTGGTATGGCACTTATTGTTTTAATCTCTCATTATGATCAAATAGGCGGTGCTTTTGAACAAATATTTGTTGGAGCATTTACTGGTGCTGGTGTTGCAGGTGGTTTTATTGGAGCATTAATACAAGGACTAAAAAGAGCAACTTTCTCAAATGAAGCAGGTGTTGGATCAGCTGCAATTGCGCATTCGGCTGTAAAAACTAAAGAACCAATAACTGAAGGTTTTGTTTCTTTACTTGAACCGTTTATTGATACTGTATTAATTTGTACAATGACAGCTTTAGTTATTACTATTTCAGGAATGAATACAGGTGAACTAACTGGTGTTGCATTAACTGCTGCTGCATTTACAGAAACTGCATCTATTTTTGAATATCTTTTAGCACTTGCAGTAGTTATGTTTGCCTTTTCAACAATGGTATCATGGTCATATTATGGACTAAAAGCATGGACTTATCTTTTTGGTGAAGGTAAAACAACTGAACTTGTTTATAAAGGAATGTTTTGTTTATTTGTAATTGTTGGTACAAGTATAAGTTTTGGTGCAGTTATAGACTTCTCTGATGCTGCAATGTTTGCAATGTCTATATTTAATATTATTGGGTTATATTACTTAATGCCAATTGTTAAAGAAGAACTTAAATCTTACCTTTCAAGAATTGAATCTGGAGAAATTAAAAAATATAGATAA